In Brachypodium distachyon strain Bd21 chromosome 2, Brachypodium_distachyon_v3.0, whole genome shotgun sequence, one genomic interval encodes:
- the LOC100831017 gene encoding uncharacterized protein LOC100831017: MAPASSDETGASSDETGASSDETTLSSDEITFSSDEIAASSEHDYDDDISLPSSPSASPEPDDDPSSLLDELDTATTAFRKKSPFQRCRTCPDADDLTVMKAVAAHHEQHGRVPSGRDLSAALRGSGIQASADQLAGRVPRLRRRYEGSVLRLARGTVPEKDADVEIYRLSKRVWGGCPRTRRKPRAAPVTHPERRGFEELQGMYPCLAAEVEAVMARRPGGATAGALKRAFGRIGDEKAAALEKKARNQRLAELKVNAQRAELRKKAVDMLLEFIE, encoded by the coding sequence atggctCCGGCGTCCTCCGACGAAACAGGGGCCTCCTCCGACGAAACAGGGGCCTCCTCCGACGAGACCACGCTCTCTTCCGACGAGATAACCTTCTCCTCGGACGAGATCGCGGCCTCCTCGGAACACGACTACGACGACGACATCAGCCtcccctcgtcgccttccgcGTCCCCCGAGCCCGACGACGACCCGTCGTCACTCTTGGACGAGCTCGacaccgccaccaccgcttTCAGGAAGAAGAGTCCGTTCCAACGCTGCCGGACGTGTCCGGACGCCGACGACCTAACCGTCATGAAGGCCGTCGCGGCGCACCACGAGCAGCACGGCCGCGTCCCCTCCGGCCGCGACCTCTCCGCGGCGctccgcggcagcggcatccAGGCGAGCGCCGACCAGCTggccgggcgcgtgccccgcCTGCGACGCCGCTACGAAGGCTCCGTCCTCCGGCTCGCCCGCGGCACCGTCCCTGAGAAGGACGCCGACGTGGAGATCTACAGGCTCTCGAAGCGCGTCTGGGGGGGGTGCCCGAGGACTAGGAGGAAGCCACGCGCGGCGCCCGTTACGCATCCCGAGCGGAGGGGCTTCGAGGAGCTCCAGGGGATGTACCCTTGCCTCgccgcggaggtggaggcggtcATGGCGAGGCGGCCGGGCGGCGCGACAGCCGGCGCGCTCAAGAGGGCTTTCGGGCGGATTGGCGatgagaaggcggcggcgctggagaagaaggccaGGAACCAGCGGCTGGCGGAACTGAAGGTGAACGCCCAGCGGGCcgagctgaggaagaaggccGTCGACATGCTGCTAGAATTCATCGAGTAA